In the Sebastes fasciatus isolate fSebFas1 chromosome 20, fSebFas1.pri, whole genome shotgun sequence genome, one interval contains:
- the LOC141758594 gene encoding SH3 and cysteine-rich domain-containing protein 2-like isoform X1, whose amino-acid sequence MTEISEKENEPQNRDLHRPQATVPSQPESKLQRLKRSLSFKSVMRSKSVDNFFQRSNGESRALSAVITTPLPPSPSPIPESPLAYERSPSHSPSTSPNPSLTSRSPSISPTLSKTQPKSQAQPVKTHCFQEHVFRRPTSCQRCKHPIQGNSKQGLRCKACKLPAHLWCSSELSQQPCNGKSGAFKRNFSSPLITADTLGVVREAPAAQEADYGIVDPVYEALRYGTSLAQMSRSSFSSISESPCHEEEEEELPEKVENQPIAEEEHIPGMLTPPESEKADSEDRVSLKTPKKVEVHSIHTYVALYKFMPQEKNDLELQPGDRVQVTDDSNEDWWKGKSRDKVGLFPANFVQRVRPGERVWKVTDGFHGNRDKGQMTVKEAQICVGKNEEIDGFLRLSSGKKRGSVPVKYLLEI is encoded by the exons tTGCAGCGGTTGAAGCGCTCCCTGTCCTTCAAATCAGTCATGCGCAGCAAAAGTGTGGACAACTTTTTCCAGCGCAGCAACGGCGAATCCCGCGCTCTCTCGGCCGTCATCACCACACCTCTACCGCCATCTCCTTCCCCCATCCCCGAGTCCCCGCTGGCCTATGAGCGCTCTCCGTCCCATTCCCCGTCTACCAGTCCCAACCCCTCGTTGACATCACGCTCACCTTCTATCAGTCCCACGCTCTCCAAGACCCAGCCAAAGTCTCAGGCCCAGCCGGTCAAGACCCACTGTTTCCAGGAGCACGTCTTCCGTAGGCCTACCAGCTGCCAGCGATGCAAACACCCGATCCAAG GGAACTCCAAGCAGGGGCTGCGTTGTAAAGCCTGTAAGCTGCCGGCCCACCTCTGGTGTTCGTCGGAGCTCTCCCAGCAGCCCTGTAATGGCAAG TCAGGTGCTTTCAAGAGAAACTTCAGCTCTCCTCTGATAACCGCCGATACGCTGGGTGTGGTCAGAGAGGCTCCTGCTGCCCAGG agGCTGATTACGGCATTGTTGACCCTGTGTACGAGGCACTGCGCTATGGGACGTCGCTGGCTCAGATGAGTCGCTCCAGCTTCAGCAGTATTTCAGAGTCACCCTGTCATGag gaggaagaagaagaactgccagaaaaagtagaaaaccaGCCAATAGCTGAGGAGGAGCACATCCCAGGAA tgCTCACCCCTCCTGAAAGCGAGAAGGCTGATTCAGAAGACAGGGTCAGCCTGAAG ACTCCTAAAAAAGTCGAGGTCCACTCCATCCACACATACGTGGCTCTCTACAAGTTTATGCCTCAGGAGAAGAACGACTTGGAACTACA GCCTGGCGACAGAGTTCAAGTCACTGATGACTCCAACGAGGACTGGTGGAAG GGAAAAAGCAGAGACAAGGTGGGATTGTTCCCGGCCAACTTTGTGCAGCGGGTCCGCCCCGGCGAGCGCGTGTGGAAGGTCACCGATGGTTTCCACGGCAACCGAGACAAAGGCCAGATGACTGTGAAAGAGGCCCAG ATCTGCGTGGGGAAGAACGAGGAGATTGACGGTTTCCTCCGGCTGAGCAGCGGGAAGAAGAGAGGCTCGGTCCCTGTGAAGTATCTGCTAGAAATATGA
- the LOC141758594 gene encoding SH3 and cysteine-rich domain-containing protein 2-like isoform X2, with protein MRSKSVDNFFQRSNGESRALSAVITTPLPPSPSPIPESPLAYERSPSHSPSTSPNPSLTSRSPSISPTLSKTQPKSQAQPVKTHCFQEHVFRRPTSCQRCKHPIQGNSKQGLRCKACKLPAHLWCSSELSQQPCNGKSGAFKRNFSSPLITADTLGVVREAPAAQEADYGIVDPVYEALRYGTSLAQMSRSSFSSISESPCHEEEEEELPEKVENQPIAEEEHIPGMLTPPESEKADSEDRVSLKTPKKVEVHSIHTYVALYKFMPQEKNDLELQPGDRVQVTDDSNEDWWKGKSRDKVGLFPANFVQRVRPGERVWKVTDGFHGNRDKGQMTVKEAQICVGKNEEIDGFLRLSSGKKRGSVPVKYLLEI; from the exons ATGCGCAGCAAAAGTGTGGACAACTTTTTCCAGCGCAGCAACGGCGAATCCCGCGCTCTCTCGGCCGTCATCACCACACCTCTACCGCCATCTCCTTCCCCCATCCCCGAGTCCCCGCTGGCCTATGAGCGCTCTCCGTCCCATTCCCCGTCTACCAGTCCCAACCCCTCGTTGACATCACGCTCACCTTCTATCAGTCCCACGCTCTCCAAGACCCAGCCAAAGTCTCAGGCCCAGCCGGTCAAGACCCACTGTTTCCAGGAGCACGTCTTCCGTAGGCCTACCAGCTGCCAGCGATGCAAACACCCGATCCAAG GGAACTCCAAGCAGGGGCTGCGTTGTAAAGCCTGTAAGCTGCCGGCCCACCTCTGGTGTTCGTCGGAGCTCTCCCAGCAGCCCTGTAATGGCAAG TCAGGTGCTTTCAAGAGAAACTTCAGCTCTCCTCTGATAACCGCCGATACGCTGGGTGTGGTCAGAGAGGCTCCTGCTGCCCAGG agGCTGATTACGGCATTGTTGACCCTGTGTACGAGGCACTGCGCTATGGGACGTCGCTGGCTCAGATGAGTCGCTCCAGCTTCAGCAGTATTTCAGAGTCACCCTGTCATGag gaggaagaagaagaactgccagaaaaagtagaaaaccaGCCAATAGCTGAGGAGGAGCACATCCCAGGAA tgCTCACCCCTCCTGAAAGCGAGAAGGCTGATTCAGAAGACAGGGTCAGCCTGAAG ACTCCTAAAAAAGTCGAGGTCCACTCCATCCACACATACGTGGCTCTCTACAAGTTTATGCCTCAGGAGAAGAACGACTTGGAACTACA GCCTGGCGACAGAGTTCAAGTCACTGATGACTCCAACGAGGACTGGTGGAAG GGAAAAAGCAGAGACAAGGTGGGATTGTTCCCGGCCAACTTTGTGCAGCGGGTCCGCCCCGGCGAGCGCGTGTGGAAGGTCACCGATGGTTTCCACGGCAACCGAGACAAAGGCCAGATGACTGTGAAAGAGGCCCAG ATCTGCGTGGGGAAGAACGAGGAGATTGACGGTTTCCTCCGGCTGAGCAGCGGGAAGAAGAGAGGCTCGGTCCCTGTGAAGTATCTGCTAGAAATATGA